In Takifugu flavidus isolate HTHZ2018 chromosome 5, ASM371156v2, whole genome shotgun sequence, the following proteins share a genomic window:
- the scarb2a gene encoding lysosome membrane protein 2a isoform X1 produces MTRRCSAMYATGIVSALLLIGGIALVVAQVFQTMIHERLKKEFTLTEASRVFESWKNPPPPVYMEYYFFNVTNPKEFLAGRKAAVQQIGPYTYREYRPRENISFLENGTKIYALNPKSFVFVPEKSVGNPEVDIVRTVNIPFVAVMNELSSYSFFLRTAISMYIKSLGVDLFLTRTVHEVLWGFKDPLLTKLHAMKPEVDEYFGLMWKKNGTHEGEFVFHTGVENYLDYGKIDTWNGMRKMNWWSSSQSNMINGTDGAVFHPLINRNELLYIFAADLCRSIHLAYVEDVEVKGIQAYRFAPPSDVLMSPKENPTNEGFCVPAGDCLGTGVLKVSVCREGAPIVVSFPHFYQADPMYINAIDGLSPNKDEHETYLDLQPTSGVPIRACKRAQLNIILKRVQGFPSTRFINETIFPIMFVNETATIDDDSASQMRMLLRIVTCASNFPLLIVGMGIILLLVLVVLFFRNRQKKSEVKRIDFTEAFHSLTTTKDETAYTQVSDKPDDPSQSATSQPKRNGSYIAMSPVEAQKC; encoded by the exons ATGACGCGGAGATGTTCTGCCATGTACGCTACCGGCATCGTCAGCGCTCTCCTCCTGATCGGGGGGATCGCCCTGGTCGTGGCTCAAGTCTTCCAAACAATGATCCACGAAAGGCTGAAAAAG GAGTTCACGTTAACGGAAGCGAGCCGAGTGTTCGAGTCATGGAAGAACCCACCCCCACCGGTTTATATGGAGTATTACTTCTTCAATGTTACCAATCCTAAGGAATTCttggcaggcaggaaggcagctGTTCAACAAATTGGACCATATACTTACAG GGAATACAGGCCACGGGAAAACATATCTTTCCTGGAGAACGGCACCAAGATCTACGCTCTGAACCCAAagagttttgtgtttgtgcctgagAAGTCAGTGGGTAACCCCGAGGTGGACATTGTGAGGACCGTCAACATCCCTTTTGTG GCGGTGATGAATGAGTTGTCATCCTACTCCTTCTTTCTGCGAACTGCCATCTCTATGTACATTAAGAGTCTAGGTGTTGATCTGTTCCTGACTCGCACTGTCCACGAGGTTTTGTGGGGCTTCAAGGACCCACTTCTCACAAAGTTACACGCCATGAAGCCTGAAGTGGATGAATATTTCGGGTTGATGTGGAAG AAAAATGGAACGCACGAAGGGGAGTTTGTGTTTCACACTGGCGTGGAAAATTATCTGGATTACGGAAAAATCGACACTTGGAACGGCATGAG GAAGATGAACTGGTGGTCCTCCAGTCAGAGCAACATGATCAATGGTACGGACGGAGCCGTCTTCCACCCTTTGATAAACAGAAATGAGTTGCTCTACATCTTCGCCGCTGATCTCTGCAG GTCAATCCATCTTGCCTATGTGGAAGACGTAGAGGTGAAAGGCATTCAGGCGTACCGATTTGCACCCCCTAGTGATGTCCTCATGAGTCCCAAAGAAAACCCCACTAATGAGGGTTTCTGCGTGCCAGCTGGAGATTGTCTCGGCACCGGGGTGCTCAAAGTCAGCGTTTGTCGAGAAG gtgctCCCATCGTGGTGTCATTCCCCCACTTTTATCAAGCAGATCCAATGTACATCAACGCCATTGATGGGCTCAGTCCCAACAAGGATGAACATGAGACGTACCTTGACCTGCAACCG ACCAGTGGTGTTCCCATTCGTGCCTGCAAGAGAGCTCAGCTCAATATCATCCTGAAAAGAGTCCAAGGCTTCCC CAGCACCAGGTTCATCAATGAGACCATCTTCCCCATCATGTTCGTCAATGAG ACGGCCACCATCGATGACGATTCAGCCTCCCAGATGAGGATGCTGCTCCGCATTGTCACGTGCGCGTCAAACTTCCCCTTGCTAATTGTGGGCATGGgcatcatcctgctgctggtgcttgTGGTCTTGTTCTTCCGAAACCGCCAGAAGAAG AGCGAAGTAAAACGTATTGATTTTACTGAAGCTTTTCATTCTTTGACT ACGACGAAAGATGAAACGGCCTACACTCAGGTCAGCGACAAACCCGACGACCCGTCACAGTCAGCAACCAGTCAGCCCAAAAGAAATGGCTCCTACATTGCCATGTCTCCAGTGGAGGCCCAGAAGTGTTGA
- the scarb2a gene encoding lysosome membrane protein 2a isoform X2: MTRRCSAMYATGIVSALLLIGGIALVVAQVFQTMIHERLKKEFTLTEASRVFESWKNPPPPVYMEYYFFNVTNPKEFLAGRKAAVQQIGPYTYREYRPRENISFLENGTKIYALNPKSFVFVPEKSVGNPEVDIVRTVNIPFVAVMNELSSYSFFLRTAISMYIKSLGVDLFLTRTVHEVLWGFKDPLLTKLHAMKPEVDEYFGLMWKKNGTHEGEFVFHTGVENYLDYGKIDTWNGMRKMNWWSSSQSNMINGTDGAVFHPLINRNELLYIFAADLCRSIHLAYVEDVEVKGIQAYRFAPPSDVLMSPKENPTNEGFCVPAGDCLGTGVLKVSVCREGAPIVVSFPHFYQADPMYINAIDGLSPNKDEHETYLDLQPTSGVPIRACKRAQLNIILKRVQGFPSTRFINETIFPIMFVNETATIDDDSASQMRMLLRIVTCASNFPLLIVGMGIILLLVLVVLFFRNRQKKTTKDETAYTQVSDKPDDPSQSATSQPKRNGSYIAMSPVEAQKC, from the exons ATGACGCGGAGATGTTCTGCCATGTACGCTACCGGCATCGTCAGCGCTCTCCTCCTGATCGGGGGGATCGCCCTGGTCGTGGCTCAAGTCTTCCAAACAATGATCCACGAAAGGCTGAAAAAG GAGTTCACGTTAACGGAAGCGAGCCGAGTGTTCGAGTCATGGAAGAACCCACCCCCACCGGTTTATATGGAGTATTACTTCTTCAATGTTACCAATCCTAAGGAATTCttggcaggcaggaaggcagctGTTCAACAAATTGGACCATATACTTACAG GGAATACAGGCCACGGGAAAACATATCTTTCCTGGAGAACGGCACCAAGATCTACGCTCTGAACCCAAagagttttgtgtttgtgcctgagAAGTCAGTGGGTAACCCCGAGGTGGACATTGTGAGGACCGTCAACATCCCTTTTGTG GCGGTGATGAATGAGTTGTCATCCTACTCCTTCTTTCTGCGAACTGCCATCTCTATGTACATTAAGAGTCTAGGTGTTGATCTGTTCCTGACTCGCACTGTCCACGAGGTTTTGTGGGGCTTCAAGGACCCACTTCTCACAAAGTTACACGCCATGAAGCCTGAAGTGGATGAATATTTCGGGTTGATGTGGAAG AAAAATGGAACGCACGAAGGGGAGTTTGTGTTTCACACTGGCGTGGAAAATTATCTGGATTACGGAAAAATCGACACTTGGAACGGCATGAG GAAGATGAACTGGTGGTCCTCCAGTCAGAGCAACATGATCAATGGTACGGACGGAGCCGTCTTCCACCCTTTGATAAACAGAAATGAGTTGCTCTACATCTTCGCCGCTGATCTCTGCAG GTCAATCCATCTTGCCTATGTGGAAGACGTAGAGGTGAAAGGCATTCAGGCGTACCGATTTGCACCCCCTAGTGATGTCCTCATGAGTCCCAAAGAAAACCCCACTAATGAGGGTTTCTGCGTGCCAGCTGGAGATTGTCTCGGCACCGGGGTGCTCAAAGTCAGCGTTTGTCGAGAAG gtgctCCCATCGTGGTGTCATTCCCCCACTTTTATCAAGCAGATCCAATGTACATCAACGCCATTGATGGGCTCAGTCCCAACAAGGATGAACATGAGACGTACCTTGACCTGCAACCG ACCAGTGGTGTTCCCATTCGTGCCTGCAAGAGAGCTCAGCTCAATATCATCCTGAAAAGAGTCCAAGGCTTCCC CAGCACCAGGTTCATCAATGAGACCATCTTCCCCATCATGTTCGTCAATGAG ACGGCCACCATCGATGACGATTCAGCCTCCCAGATGAGGATGCTGCTCCGCATTGTCACGTGCGCGTCAAACTTCCCCTTGCTAATTGTGGGCATGGgcatcatcctgctgctggtgcttgTGGTCTTGTTCTTCCGAAACCGCCAGAAGAAG ACGACGAAAGATGAAACGGCCTACACTCAGGTCAGCGACAAACCCGACGACCCGTCACAGTCAGCAACCAGTCAGCCCAAAAGAAATGGCTCCTACATTGCCATGTCTCCAGTGGAGGCCCAGAAGTGTTGA